From a single Oncorhynchus nerka isolate Pitt River linkage group LG11, Oner_Uvic_2.0, whole genome shotgun sequence genomic region:
- the si:ch1073-280e3.1 gene encoding complement C2, with the protein MHAVTLLLCAAFSFSSVKEVWMQGEDYGDYEDEPPQNCSIAEKIRGGNVSYSQAGTEGSVLTYHCKAGHYPYPISQRVCSADGEWSSMRLADGRRVSRASCKEIMCPGQLQLDHGEFWPREQWLKPGESQSFSCHSGFSLSGSAQRNCTSLGDWTGTIPVCDSQADDCKNPGVPPGALRSEGRFRKGEKVQYRCQMGLDLLGSAERVCLESREWSGSETRCQTQYAFDSPSAVAEAMGGSLSGVMDVLSPEFIKKNKGVTFGRTLRVADGRMNVFILMDTSGSISKTHFNLARGAIADLIRKLDSYEIELNFQVISYASQAKDIVDIVSSKDEHVRSNVKSVLKRLAAFDHRSHGNKTGTNLYAALYRVYERMAILRERNKTRFSETQNVILIETDGYSNTGGSPLAVLAKIRSLLGYSTSALDHTEDKLLDVYVFGVGDNVNKNELNLIASRKRHEKHLFILKDYKQLGEVFNSMISDKSVTMCGVAQEDVSENQEVFGPTKKAYTRPWHVNVITTGVKSETCQGSIVTQNWILTAAHCFSAIRFEGKVDREKVTVKHGFEGNKAAKVLLVISHPQYNVDGLSHKKVKEFYDYDIALVKVETIKLSWTARPICLPCTKPANRAMKMSPNSTCERHEKALLPMEETRAYFINKGATVKDAKRKQTHIHTGSKRPDCIKQAENTLLTPHDATLNEYVPDRFLCSGGSADHIDAVTCKGDSGGALFLLNRLRYFQVGVVSWGTKNVCEPQDSSDRPPPDARDFHISVFHLLPWLKQHLGTELEFLPMDD; encoded by the exons ATGCATGCTGTCACTCTGTTGTTGTGTGCGGCCTTCTCCTTCAGCTCTGTTAAAGAGG TGTGGATGCAGGGGGAAGACTACGGGGACTATGAGGATGAACCGCCCCAGAACTGTTCCATCGCTGAGAAGATCAGAGGTGGCAACGTGTCCTACTCTCAGGCAGGTACCGAGGGCAGCGTGCTGACCTATCACTGTAAGGCAGGACACTACCCGTACCCCATCAGCCAACGGGTGTGCAGCGCCGATGGGGAGTGGTCCTCCATGAGACTGGCCGATGGCAGACGAGTGTCGCGAGCCTCCTGTAAAG agATAATGTGTCCAGGCCAGCTCCAATTGGACCATGGTGAGTTCTGGCCCAGGGAACAGTGGTTGAAGCCAGGGGAGAGCCAGAGTTTCTCCTGCCACAGTGGCTTCAGCCTGTCTGGGTCGGCTCAGAGGAACTGCACCTCTCTAGGAGACTGGACAGGCACCATCCCAGTGTGTGATAGCCAAG CTGATGACTGTAAGAACCCAGGTGTGCCCCCGGGAGCCCTGAGGTCCGAGGGCCGCTTCCGGAAAGGGGAGAAGGTCCAGTACCGCTGCCAGATGGGTCTGGACCTGTTGGGCTCAGCCGAGAGAGTCTGTCTGGAGTCCAGGGAGTGGAGCGGCTCAGAGACACGCTGCCAGA CCCAGTATGCCTTTGACTCCCCCAGTGCAGTGGCAGAGGCTATGGGaggctctctgtctggagtcatGGATGTTCTGTCACCTGAGTTCATCAAGAAAAACAAAG GAGTCACCTTTGGTAGGACCCTGCGGGTGGCTGATGGTCGTATGAACGTGTTCATCCTGATGGATACATCAGGCAGCATCTCCAAGACCCACTTTAACCTGGCCAGGGGCGCCATTGCTGACCTCATACGCAAG CTTGACAGCTACGAGATTGAGCTGAATTTCCAGGTGATCTCCTACGCCAGCCAGGCCAAAGACATTGTGGACATTGTGTCCAGCAAGGATGAGCATGTCAGGAGCAACGTAAAAAGTGTCCTAAAGAGACTGGCAGCGTTTGATCACCGAA GCCACGGGAACAAGACTGGCACCAACCTGTACGCTGCTCTGTATCGAGTGTATGAACGCATGGCCATCCTGAGAGAGAGGAACAAGACCCGATTCAGTGAGACGCAGAACGTCATCCTCATTGAAACAGATG GGTACTCCAACACAGGGGGTAGTCCCCTGGCTGTCCTGGCTAAGATCCGCTCCCTGCTTGGGTACAGCACCTCGGCTCTCGACCACACCGAAGACAAGCTGCTAG ATGTCTACGTGTTTGGTGTTGGGGACAACGTGAATAAGAACGAGCTGAATCTGATTGCCTCTAGAAAGAGACATGAGAAGCACCTGTTCATTCTGAAAGACTACAAACAGCTGGGAGAAGTGTTCAACAGCATGATCA GTGATAAAAGTGTGACCATGTGTGGGGTGGCACAGGAAGATGTGTCAGAGAATCAGGAGGTGTTTGGGCCCACCAAGAAAGCATATACCAGGCCGTGGCATGTCAATGTCATCACA ACTGGCGTTAAGTCTGAGACCTGCCAGGGATCCATCGTGACCCAGAACTGGATCCTGACTGCAGCTCACTGCTTTTCTGCCATCAGATTTGAGGGGAAAGTGGACCGAGAGAAAGTGACTGTGAAGCATG GTTTTGAAGGAAATAAGGCAGCAAAGGTGCTGTTGGTGATCTCGCACCCACAGTACAACGTTGACGGACTCAGCCACAAGAAGGTGAAAGAGTTCTATGACTACGACATTGCTCTGGTCAAGGTTGAAACAATCAAGCTGTCATGGACGGCGAG GCCCATCTGCTTGCCGTGTACCAAGCCTGCCAACCGAGCCATGAAGATGAGTCCCAACTCCACCTGTGAACGACACG agaaaGCCCTGCTACCCATGGAGGAGACCAGAGCCTACTTCATCAACAAGGGGGCTACAGTCAAGGATGCAAAACGCAAgcaaacacacattcatacagggAGTAAG AGGCCTGACTGTATTAAACAGGCTGAGAACACACTTCTAACTCCTCACGATGCAACTCTGAATGAATACGTGCCAGACAGGTTTCTGTGCTCGGGCGGATCTGCCGATCATATAGATGCAGTAACTTGCAAAG GTGACTCTGGAGGTGCTCTGTTCCTTCTTAACAGACTGCGGTATTTTCAA GTGGGAGTAGTGAGCTGGGGCACCAAGAACGTGTGTGAGCCACAAGACAGTAGTGACAGGCCCCCTCCTGATGCAAGGGACTTCCACATTAGTGTCTTCCACTTGCTGCCATGGTTAAAACAGCACCTGGGGACGGAGCTGGAGTTTCTACCTATGGACGACTGA
- the LOC115137808 gene encoding membrane frizzled-related protein-like, giving the protein MFPWKTETEPKMTDLTEVSVYSESSDIYKNVFCNPAFELEGEREEKVEGFSPASTVMSPEPVKNQAANSRGVFSVCVMRLRGSWSSWGALAVSATAVLLVAALVLALVLIFTQLKGQSVDGEVVSTNPLDLLTGDGLPRGLPTTPTNHSQRDSIVAPQPARYPTPETRCGGVLTDSEGSFSSPNHPGSYPPDSLCVWVIRARPPSLVQIHVSSLTIEGPSPCLFDWLELQEEMEQPSVVTRFCGNVAPPTVNTNSSTVWVTFRSDGSIGGRGFAAQYHAITPEQKSCSREEFMCDHGRCILPVSVCDGQPHCHDLSDEANCSHKHKECGGQKTGPYGYLATPNHPKPYPHQQLCTWRISVEEGHVIRLSFLNFSLETQDVCEFDYVEVHDSADSGTGRVLGRYCGTSLPPELTSSGPQITVVFVADEGVADSGFNASYQAISLSERTCSPPQFACSSGECLHQEWLCDGWTDCADGTDEHDCDNSTYPPFSSSCEPIEVEMCQGLSYNLTSFPNIWLSIADQREAATLLRQYMVLTELACFQPLRRLVCGMFMPHCSPQGGVLQPCRSVCSWAEQQCSQALDVFTFSWPFNCHLLPDSQDPMECSSP; this is encoded by the exons ATGTTTCCCTGGAAGACTGAAACTGAACCGAAGATGACAGACCTCACCGAAGTATCTGTTTACTCAGAATCCTCTGACATTTACAAA AACGTTTTCTGCAACCCCGCGTTTGAGCTCGAGGGTGAGCGTGAGGAGAAAGTGGAAGGATTCAGTCCTGCCAGTACTGTCATGTCCCCAGAACCAGTAAAGAACCAAGCAGCAAACA GCCgaggtgtgttcagtgtgtgtgtgatgcgtcTGCGAGGTTCGTGGTCTAGCTGGGGGGCCCTGGCGGTCTCTGCTACTGCTGTGCTCCTGGTAGCAGCCCTGGTCCTGGCACTGGTGCTCATCTTCACAC AACTAAAGGGGCAGAGTGTGGATGGGGAAGTGGTGTCGACCAATCCCCTGGACTTGTTGACTGGAGATGGACTGCCTCGTGGTCTACCCACAACCCCCACCAACCACAGTCAGAGGGACAGTATAGTggccccacagccagccagaTACCCTACCCCTGAAACTA gatGTGGGGGTGTATTGACAGACTCAGAGGGTAGCTTTAGCTCCCCCAACCACCCTGGGTCGTatcccccagactctctctgtgtctgggtgATACGGGCGCGCCCCCCATCCCTGGTCCAGATCCATGTGTCCTCTCTGACCATAGAAGGACCGTCCCCCTGCCTCTTTGACTGGCTGGAGCttcaggaggagatggagcaacCTTCTGTTGTCACCAG GTTCTGTGGCAACGTGGCACCCCCTACTGTAAACACCAACAGCAGCACTGTGTGGGTGACCTTTCGTTCTGACGGGAGCATTGGAGGCAGAGGCTTCGCCGCCCAGTACCACGCCATCACACCTGAACAGA AGAGCTGCTCCAGGGAGGAGTTTATGTGTGACCACGGGCGCTGCATCCtgcctgtgtcagtgtgtgacggTCAACCCCACTGTCatgacctctctgatgaggccaACTGCAGCCACAAGCACAAAG AGTGTGGGGGCCAAAAGACTGGACCCTACGGCTACCTGGCAACTCCAAACCACCCAAAACCTTACCCTCATCAACag TTGTGCACATGGCGGATCTCTGTTGAGGAGGGTCATGTGATCAGGCTGAGTTTCCTCAACTTCAGTCTGGAGACCCAGGACGTGTGTGAGTTTGACTATGTGGAGGTGCATGACAGTGCTGACAGCGGGACCGGCAGAGTACTCGGACG GTATTGTGGCACTAGCCTGCCTCCTGAGCTGACCTCCTCTGGGCCCCAGATAACTGTGGTGTTTGTGGCTGACGAGGGTGTAGCAGACAGTGGCTTCAACGCTTCCTACCAGGCCATCTCCCTTTCCGAGA GAACATGCAGTCCTCCTCAGTTTGCCTGCAGCAGTGGGGAGTGCCTGCACCAGGAGTGGCTGTGTGATGGCTGGACTGACTGTGCAGATGGGACAGATGAGCACGACTGTGACAACTCAACCTATCCCCCTTTCA GCTCGTCCTGTGAGCCCATCGAGGTGGAAATGTGCCAGGGCCTGAGCTACAACCTCACCTCCTTCCCTAACATCTGGCTGTCCATTGCTGACCAGAGAGAGGCAGCCACGCTGCTCCGCCAGTACATG GTGCTGACGGAGCTGGCGTGTTTCCAGCCTCTGCGCAGGCTGGTGTGTGGGATGTTCATGCCCCACTGCAGCCCTCAGGGTGGGGTGCTGCAGCCCTGCCGGTCAGTGTGCTCCTGGGCAGAGCAGCAGTGTAGTCAGGCCCTGGACGTATTCACCTTCAGTTGGCCCTTCAACTGCCACCTGCTGCCTGACTCCCAAGACCCTATGGAGTGCTCCAGTCCCTGA
- the LOC115136964 gene encoding uncharacterized protein LOC115136964 isoform X2, with the protein MINWQLESGVLALEIHEERFENHCCSEEMFRSPQILALTCPVRTHRPLQLSGRDPNVPALPEHPCQRWAGPKTGRSLCQGDGGEEAVSLSSAISSQLVSRGTSCCGSCLLNAAPQHPLQKATPPNSPQLSQDSSFVSLNRTPRLPVLVACDPWKTTLLEHLGNSKVPECFSDLKCLLQRRQTDNGSQCLSAEEKVNVTFSVKSNSYSPVQSGKDIFHRLLASTPKLWTVDPQRSLSLQSRGLHQATASCPVGALRECLSLVNEARCRQSLRPNVALYEKDIWGKRGSSEAQGKWASVLVSLCSVEGEPAFLFTLRSTALKGRHKGDVSFAGGKRDPSDKDVVDTALREAGEELGITVATNQVWGVLKPLRDMSGMMIAPVLANLGPLEALSFKPNPAEVEEIFTLSVSHVCSPQNRGYTNFRTAHSGGQVLSYRGIRDWSTP; encoded by the exons ATGATTAATTGGCaacttgaatcaggtgtgctagcacTGGAAATTCACGAGGAGcggtttgagaaccactgctgCAGTGAAGA AATGTTCAGGAGTCCACAGATTCTGGCCTTGACATGCCCTGTCAGGACCCACAGACCCCTGCAGCTGTCTGGCAGAGACCCCAACGTTCCTGCCCTACCTGAGCACCCCTGTCAGAGGTGGGCTGGACCCAAAACAGGGAGAAGTCTCTGtcagggggatggaggggaggaggcagTATCCCTCTCTTCAGCCATTTCTTCACAACTTGTTAGCAGAGGCACCTCCTGTTGTGGGAGTTGTCTCCTAAATGCTGCACCTCAACACCCCTTACAAAAAGCCACCCCTCCCAACAGTCCTCAATTGTCTCAGGACTCTAGCTTTGTTTCTTTGAACCGTACACCACGACTGCCGGTGCTTGTAGCATGTGACCCTTGGAAAACCACTTTATTGGAACATTTGGGCAATTCTAAAGTCCCTGAATGTTTTAGTGACCTCAAGTGCCTTCTACAAAGGAGGCAAACTGACAATGGTAGCCAATGTTTATCTGCTGAGGAGAAGGTGAACGTCACATTCAGTGTTAAAAGTAATAGTTACAGTCCTGTTCAAAGTGGCAAGGACATTTTTCACAGACTGCTTGCGTCCACACCCAAACTGTGGACTGTGGATCCCCAGAGAAGCCTTTCACTCCAGAGCCGCGGCCTGCACCAGGCAACTGCCTCCTGCCCAGTGGGTGCTCTGAGGGAGTGCCTTTCATTGGTGAACGAGGCGCGTTGCCGTCAGAGCCTGCGGCCTAACGTGGCTCTTTATGAGAAGGACATCTGGGGGAAGAGGGGGTCCAGTGAGGCCCAGGGGAAGTGGGCATCCGTGCTGGTCTCTCTTTGCTCCGTGGAGGGAGAGCCCGCCTTCCTCTTCACCCTCAGATCCACAGCACTGAAGGGCAGACACAAGGGTGATGTCAG TTTTGCAGGGGGCAAGCGTGACCCCTCGGACAAGGACGTTGTGGACACCGCCCTGCGAGAAGCTGGTGAGGAACTGGGCATCACTGTGGCAACAAACCAAGTTTGGGGCGTGCTGAAACCACTCAGGGATATG TCTGGAATGATGATAGCCCCTGTACTGGCCAACCTCGGGCCCCTGGAGGCGCTGTCGTTCAAGCCAAATCCTGCCGAG GTAGAAGAGATCTTCACCCTGTCGGTCTCCCACGTATGCAGCCCACAGAATCGGGGATACACCAACTTCCGTACCG CACATTCAGGGGGGCAAGTGCTAAGCTACAGAGGCATCAGGGACTGGAGCACTCCATAG
- the LOC115136964 gene encoding uncharacterized protein LOC115136964 isoform X3, protein MINWQLESGVLALEIHEERFENHCCSEEMFRSPQILALTCPVRTHRPLQLSGRDPNVPALPEHPCQRWAGPKTGRSLCQGDGGEEAVSLSSAISSQLVSRGTSCCGSCLLNAAPQHPLQKATPPNSPQLSQDSSFVSLNRTPRLPVLVACDPWKTTLLEHLGNSKVPECFSDLKCLLQRRQTDNGSQCLSAEEKVNVTFSVKSNSYSPVQSGKDIFHRLLASTPKLWTVDPQRSLSLQSRGLHQATASCPVGALRECLSLVNEARCRQSLRPNVALYEKDIWGKRGSSEAQGKWASVLVSLCSVEGEPAFLFTLRSTALKGRHKGDVSFAGGKRDPSDKDVVDTALREAGEELGITVATNQVWGVLKPLRDMSGMMIAPVLANLGPLEALSFKPNPAEVEEIFTLSVSHVCSPQNRGYTNFRTGFWTRSIIIL, encoded by the exons ATGATTAATTGGCaacttgaatcaggtgtgctagcacTGGAAATTCACGAGGAGcggtttgagaaccactgctgCAGTGAAGA AATGTTCAGGAGTCCACAGATTCTGGCCTTGACATGCCCTGTCAGGACCCACAGACCCCTGCAGCTGTCTGGCAGAGACCCCAACGTTCCTGCCCTACCTGAGCACCCCTGTCAGAGGTGGGCTGGACCCAAAACAGGGAGAAGTCTCTGtcagggggatggaggggaggaggcagTATCCCTCTCTTCAGCCATTTCTTCACAACTTGTTAGCAGAGGCACCTCCTGTTGTGGGAGTTGTCTCCTAAATGCTGCACCTCAACACCCCTTACAAAAAGCCACCCCTCCCAACAGTCCTCAATTGTCTCAGGACTCTAGCTTTGTTTCTTTGAACCGTACACCACGACTGCCGGTGCTTGTAGCATGTGACCCTTGGAAAACCACTTTATTGGAACATTTGGGCAATTCTAAAGTCCCTGAATGTTTTAGTGACCTCAAGTGCCTTCTACAAAGGAGGCAAACTGACAATGGTAGCCAATGTTTATCTGCTGAGGAGAAGGTGAACGTCACATTCAGTGTTAAAAGTAATAGTTACAGTCCTGTTCAAAGTGGCAAGGACATTTTTCACAGACTGCTTGCGTCCACACCCAAACTGTGGACTGTGGATCCCCAGAGAAGCCTTTCACTCCAGAGCCGCGGCCTGCACCAGGCAACTGCCTCCTGCCCAGTGGGTGCTCTGAGGGAGTGCCTTTCATTGGTGAACGAGGCGCGTTGCCGTCAGAGCCTGCGGCCTAACGTGGCTCTTTATGAGAAGGACATCTGGGGGAAGAGGGGGTCCAGTGAGGCCCAGGGGAAGTGGGCATCCGTGCTGGTCTCTCTTTGCTCCGTGGAGGGAGAGCCCGCCTTCCTCTTCACCCTCAGATCCACAGCACTGAAGGGCAGACACAAGGGTGATGTCAG TTTTGCAGGGGGCAAGCGTGACCCCTCGGACAAGGACGTTGTGGACACCGCCCTGCGAGAAGCTGGTGAGGAACTGGGCATCACTGTGGCAACAAACCAAGTTTGGGGCGTGCTGAAACCACTCAGGGATATG TCTGGAATGATGATAGCCCCTGTACTGGCCAACCTCGGGCCCCTGGAGGCGCTGTCGTTCAAGCCAAATCCTGCCGAG GTAGAAGAGATCTTCACCCTGTCGGTCTCCCACGTATGCAGCCCACAGAATCGGGGATACACCAACTTCCGTACCG GCTTCTGGACAAGATCAATCATTATTTTATGA
- the LOC115136964 gene encoding uncharacterized protein LOC115136964 isoform X1, which translates to MINWQLESGVLALEIHEERFENHCCSEEMFRSPQILALTCPVRTHRPLQLSGRDPNVPALPEHPCQRWAGPKTGRSLCQGDGGEEAVSLSSAISSQLVSRGTSCCGSCLLNAAPQHPLQKATPPNSPQLSQDSSFVSLNRTPRLPVLVACDPWKTTLLEHLGNSKVPECFSDLKCLLQRRQTDNGSQCLSAEEKVNVTFSVKSNSYSPVQSGKDIFHRLLASTPKLWTVDPQRSLSLQSRGLHQATASCPVGALRECLSLVNEARCRQSLRPNVALYEKDIWGKRGSSEAQGKWASVLVSLCSVEGEPAFLFTLRSTALKGRHKGDVSFAGGKRDPSDKDVVDTALREAGEELGITVATNQVWGVLKPLRDMSGMMIAPVLANLGPLEALSFKPNPAEVEEIFTLSVSHVCSPQNRGYTNFRTGKRYGYTLPVIRNGKHRVWGLTAVALEHTLKLIMPP; encoded by the exons ATGATTAATTGGCaacttgaatcaggtgtgctagcacTGGAAATTCACGAGGAGcggtttgagaaccactgctgCAGTGAAGA AATGTTCAGGAGTCCACAGATTCTGGCCTTGACATGCCCTGTCAGGACCCACAGACCCCTGCAGCTGTCTGGCAGAGACCCCAACGTTCCTGCCCTACCTGAGCACCCCTGTCAGAGGTGGGCTGGACCCAAAACAGGGAGAAGTCTCTGtcagggggatggaggggaggaggcagTATCCCTCTCTTCAGCCATTTCTTCACAACTTGTTAGCAGAGGCACCTCCTGTTGTGGGAGTTGTCTCCTAAATGCTGCACCTCAACACCCCTTACAAAAAGCCACCCCTCCCAACAGTCCTCAATTGTCTCAGGACTCTAGCTTTGTTTCTTTGAACCGTACACCACGACTGCCGGTGCTTGTAGCATGTGACCCTTGGAAAACCACTTTATTGGAACATTTGGGCAATTCTAAAGTCCCTGAATGTTTTAGTGACCTCAAGTGCCTTCTACAAAGGAGGCAAACTGACAATGGTAGCCAATGTTTATCTGCTGAGGAGAAGGTGAACGTCACATTCAGTGTTAAAAGTAATAGTTACAGTCCTGTTCAAAGTGGCAAGGACATTTTTCACAGACTGCTTGCGTCCACACCCAAACTGTGGACTGTGGATCCCCAGAGAAGCCTTTCACTCCAGAGCCGCGGCCTGCACCAGGCAACTGCCTCCTGCCCAGTGGGTGCTCTGAGGGAGTGCCTTTCATTGGTGAACGAGGCGCGTTGCCGTCAGAGCCTGCGGCCTAACGTGGCTCTTTATGAGAAGGACATCTGGGGGAAGAGGGGGTCCAGTGAGGCCCAGGGGAAGTGGGCATCCGTGCTGGTCTCTCTTTGCTCCGTGGAGGGAGAGCCCGCCTTCCTCTTCACCCTCAGATCCACAGCACTGAAGGGCAGACACAAGGGTGATGTCAG TTTTGCAGGGGGCAAGCGTGACCCCTCGGACAAGGACGTTGTGGACACCGCCCTGCGAGAAGCTGGTGAGGAACTGGGCATCACTGTGGCAACAAACCAAGTTTGGGGCGTGCTGAAACCACTCAGGGATATG TCTGGAATGATGATAGCCCCTGTACTGGCCAACCTCGGGCCCCTGGAGGCGCTGTCGTTCAAGCCAAATCCTGCCGAG GTAGAAGAGATCTTCACCCTGTCGGTCTCCCACGTATGCAGCCCACAGAATCGGGGATACACCAACTTCCGTACCGGTAAGCGATATGGATACACCTTGCCTGTGATCCGCAACGGGAAGCACCGCGTGTGGGGACTCACTGCCGTGGCCCTCGAACACACGCTCAAACTCATCATGCCACCATGA
- the LOC115136964 gene encoding uncharacterized protein LOC115136964 isoform X4, giving the protein MFRSPQILALTCPVRTHRPLQLSGRDPNVPALPEHPCQRWAGPKTGRSLCQGDGGEEAVSLSSAISSQLVSRGTSCCGSCLLNAAPQHPLQKATPPNSPQLSQDSSFVSLNRTPRLPVLVACDPWKTTLLEHLGNSKVPECFSDLKCLLQRRQTDNGSQCLSAEEKVNVTFSVKSNSYSPVQSGKDIFHRLLASTPKLWTVDPQRSLSLQSRGLHQATASCPVGALRECLSLVNEARCRQSLRPNVALYEKDIWGKRGSSEAQGKWASVLVSLCSVEGEPAFLFTLRSTALKGRHKGDVSFAGGKRDPSDKDVVDTALREAGEELGITVATNQVWGVLKPLRDMSGMMIAPVLANLGPLEALSFKPNPAEVEEIFTLSVSHVCSPQNRGYTNFRTGKRYGYTLPVIRNGKHRVWGLTAVALEHTLKLIMPP; this is encoded by the exons ATGTTCAGGAGTCCACAGATTCTGGCCTTGACATGCCCTGTCAGGACCCACAGACCCCTGCAGCTGTCTGGCAGAGACCCCAACGTTCCTGCCCTACCTGAGCACCCCTGTCAGAGGTGGGCTGGACCCAAAACAGGGAGAAGTCTCTGtcagggggatggaggggaggaggcagTATCCCTCTCTTCAGCCATTTCTTCACAACTTGTTAGCAGAGGCACCTCCTGTTGTGGGAGTTGTCTCCTAAATGCTGCACCTCAACACCCCTTACAAAAAGCCACCCCTCCCAACAGTCCTCAATTGTCTCAGGACTCTAGCTTTGTTTCTTTGAACCGTACACCACGACTGCCGGTGCTTGTAGCATGTGACCCTTGGAAAACCACTTTATTGGAACATTTGGGCAATTCTAAAGTCCCTGAATGTTTTAGTGACCTCAAGTGCCTTCTACAAAGGAGGCAAACTGACAATGGTAGCCAATGTTTATCTGCTGAGGAGAAGGTGAACGTCACATTCAGTGTTAAAAGTAATAGTTACAGTCCTGTTCAAAGTGGCAAGGACATTTTTCACAGACTGCTTGCGTCCACACCCAAACTGTGGACTGTGGATCCCCAGAGAAGCCTTTCACTCCAGAGCCGCGGCCTGCACCAGGCAACTGCCTCCTGCCCAGTGGGTGCTCTGAGGGAGTGCCTTTCATTGGTGAACGAGGCGCGTTGCCGTCAGAGCCTGCGGCCTAACGTGGCTCTTTATGAGAAGGACATCTGGGGGAAGAGGGGGTCCAGTGAGGCCCAGGGGAAGTGGGCATCCGTGCTGGTCTCTCTTTGCTCCGTGGAGGGAGAGCCCGCCTTCCTCTTCACCCTCAGATCCACAGCACTGAAGGGCAGACACAAGGGTGATGTCAG TTTTGCAGGGGGCAAGCGTGACCCCTCGGACAAGGACGTTGTGGACACCGCCCTGCGAGAAGCTGGTGAGGAACTGGGCATCACTGTGGCAACAAACCAAGTTTGGGGCGTGCTGAAACCACTCAGGGATATG TCTGGAATGATGATAGCCCCTGTACTGGCCAACCTCGGGCCCCTGGAGGCGCTGTCGTTCAAGCCAAATCCTGCCGAG GTAGAAGAGATCTTCACCCTGTCGGTCTCCCACGTATGCAGCCCACAGAATCGGGGATACACCAACTTCCGTACCGGTAAGCGATATGGATACACCTTGCCTGTGATCCGCAACGGGAAGCACCGCGTGTGGGGACTCACTGCCGTGGCCCTCGAACACACGCTCAAACTCATCATGCCACCATGA